The window TCCAGGAAGCGCGGTTGAAAAGGTTTAACAGTGACCGTAGTTTGCTAAGAGAGCCAGACCTCTTCATACTCTTACTGATAGAAGTGCGAAAGTAAGTACTTAAGCCCATCCAAGCCATTACGCTACCTCCACTTTCCCAATCTGGAAAGTGTTAACGCTTGAATTCTTACCAATTTCCGTAGTAACTGTATACCCCTCCCAGCAAATACAGTGCACCCTATCAGCTCCTAGTGTCTTATCACCCACCCCCACCTAAATAAAGACAAAGCAAAGGCAGTGTGCGATTTGCCGCTGATTGATCAATCCTTCTTTCCTCCCATTCTCTGCGTTAGTGTTCGCCTGCGTCTGGATGCCATGATCCTGCAGCAGGAGTTCGACCCCGCTGtgacctctctgtgtgtggcGGCCAGATGTCTGGGGGAGGCAGCTCGAGGTAAGGCATCAGCAGGGGACCTTGGCTCTTCCTTTTCAGCACACTTGGTCCACATTCATTTCGAGTCACTTTACTCGGTCTTGTAAATCTCCTTCATGTGTTGAAAACATTCTCCTCTGCAGATCTTTGGTGTTTAAGATGGAATGATTGAATAGACTACGTAAAACCTTAGCACCAACCAAGcacacaaaaaagacaaaagaatgaTCAGTAATTCTATTACCCAACACATCCCGAACACACCAGCTATCTAAGACATGCTCACACTCCAATATTGTTTAAATAGAAACATgagagaggatttttttttttttggaacgtgaTCCCTGTATGGTGCTAAATCGACTCTCTGCTGTTCTCCTTGCAGAGCTGCTGAGTTGCCACAAGCTTCACTCCATCTTGCGTCTGGTGCTGAAGGCAGGGAACTACATGAATGCTGTAAGTGTTCACTTCAAAAGGTGCATAAAAGTCTCCGGTGTGCGTCtttgtgtattatatatttggTGGGGGAATCCATGCCGTGAGCCCACTGCCTCTGGTATGCTCTGTTTGTTGAAGATGTCATGCACCATGGAACACAATCACACTGACCTCACTTGTGCCCGTAGGGAGGTTACGCAGGGAACGCGGCCGGTTTTAGGATTGCCTCGCTGCTCAAATTGGCCGACACCAAAGCCAACAAACCAGGCGTGGACCTCCTACATTTTGTCGCCATGGTGTGTATCAAGTCAATATCTATTGTCGTCTTATCTATAGAAATGTATACAGTGGGATAAACGGTAACTAACCCTTCACCAAGAACCATATTTGCAAAAGAGCCTGTTGCTGGTGAGAGAAATCACCTCTGACGTTAGAACCGGTGACGTCGGGGGCTTGGAGGTGACTGTTTGAGTTTCAGTTATTTTCCTGCGTGACATTAAAGTAAGACAGGAAAAATAATATCACAACCAATAATCTGAGGAAGAATCAGCCATTTCACTGGCAGTTGTAATTGGCTAGTACTAACTCTACGAAGTTGCTACCACTACCAAACTtacttttaaaagaattaaaacgGGTATCTTTTATCGTGCGTGTAATTGTGATCAATGGCAGTCAATGTCTTTGTGCTATGTTCAAACGCTGAGGGGTTTGACTGCTGCTATTTTTACACCACGCATTTGTAAACTCCCACATTGGAGCACGTAAcggtttggattttttttggcTTGTGAAACCGTGGCATTGCTTGCGAATTAAATGACTCTGTTGCTCAGAGGTGCGTGTCAGAACTGGAATCCCACAGGACCCTTTGAAGTCTCATGCTATTGAGGTGGTGTAGGTGGTCAGATGTGATGCTTGGGAGGATGGAGAAAGGCCATATGATTAACTTGGGGGCAGATTGGATGATGTCTCATGCTTGTGTGACACTACTCGATACATTTACTGCACCTGGTGTAAATTGTGCTTTAcacaatcatttattcattcatcttcagtggtttaaattacttactttttaaaattttggaATATAGAACCATTAAAAAATATCACTGCCATATACAAGCAAACCTAACTGTGAGAACAGGTAGAGATCAGAACTGGGCAGACTTCCCCTCAGGAAATGGAATTGTACTCTGACGCAGCCCCGACGCCAGCAGCAGCATCTTGTTAGTGAAAAAAAGGATTACATCACTGTAGGAATTGTCTGCCCTCAGCTCTGGGACACTGTGTTGCGATTGAGACTATAGAGGATGATTGTGTTTCTCTGTGAATCACTTTGTTTCCGAATGAGGTTGAGGTTCATGTTACAGTGGTGATGTAAGAACAGAGATAATCGCATGAATAGCGTGCCATTGTGTAGCATATGGTTGTAAGTGTTCTGGTTGGTTTCTTATCTAGGCACcacaaaagaaagtaaaaacacTTCCTGTCCCTATTCTTAGTTCATGCTGTGTCCTTGAAACATTTCAGATGCAGGTAGAGATGTGTCGATCTGTTCCTGAGTGTCAGAATTGGGGCCAGTGCACCCTTGAGATGGGTATCAATCTGTACCTAACACGAGAGGTATCGGATCAGATTTGTCATGGTTTCCTAGTTGTCAATGAGTGTACTGTTCACTGACGTGGCACAAAGACTTAAAACACTCCACTGTTGCGCCTCTAATGTTCTGCAGAGGTTTGCAACAGAAGGTTGCGGTAATCTCCGCTCGGATGCAAGAGTTGGATCAATATGGAGTCGTACCCTGTGTGTAGTCTTAACGTTATGTATACTCCCTTTGTGCTAAGGGTGAAAAATGACCCGCCTTCACTAAACCCCTAAAATAAAGCAGCTTAATTGAATTTTAAACCCtaaatttatttttgatgaAGAAACAACCTGTCAGCACAAACTATCTGGGGTTTccctcttcacagtgcagaaAGACTGCATTTAATTagtatataaactttatatatatatatatatatatatatatatatatatatatatatatacacacatatatatacatatatatatatatatatatacacacacacacacacacacgtgtgtatatatatatatatatatatatatatatatatattacacacacacacatatatacatatatatatatatatatatatatatatatacacacacacacacacacacacacatgtatgtatatatacatacacacacatgtatgtatatgtgtgtgtgtgtgtgtgtgtatgtatgtgtatatatatatatatatatatatatatatatatatatatatatatatacatatatatatgtatatagatatatgtatgtgtgtgtgtgtatatatatatatatatatgtatatagatatatgtatgtgtgtgtgtgtgtgtgtgtatatatatatatatatatatatatagatatatatatatagatatatatatatacacatatatacatatgtatgtgtatatatagatagatatatgtatatagatatgtgtgtgtgtgtgtgtgtgtgtgtgtatatatatatacacacacacacacatatatatatatatatatatatatatatatatatatatatatatatatatatatatatatatatataggtgtgtgtgtgtgtgtgtgtgtgtgtgtatatatgtatgtgtatatatatatacatatacatatatacatatacatatatatatatatatatatatacacatatatatatatgtatatagatatatgtatgtgtgtgtgtgtgtgtatatatatatatatgtatatagatatatgtatgtgtgtgtgtgtgtgtgtatatatatatatatatatatatatatatatatatatatatatatatatatatatatatatagatatatatatacacatatatacatatgtatgtgtatatatagatagatatatgtatatagatatgtgtgtgtgtgtgtgtgtgtgtgtgtatatatatatatatacacacacacacatatatatatatatatatatatatatatatatatatatatatatatatatatatatatatatatatatatatatatataggtgtgtgtgtgtgtgtgtatatatgtatgtgtatatatatatacatatacatatatacatatacatatatatatatatatatatatatatagatatatatatagatatatatatacacatatatacatatgtatgtgtatatatagatagatatatgtatatagatatgtgtgtgtgtgtgtgtgtgtatatatatatatacacacacacacacacacatatatatatatatatatatatatatatatatatatatatatatatatatatatatatatatatataggtgtgtgtgtgtgtgtgtgtgtgtatatatgtatgtgtatatatatatacatatacatatatacatatacatatatatatatatatatatatatacacacatatatatatgtatatagatatatgtatgtgtgtgtgtgtgtgtgtgtgtgtatatatatatatatgtatatagatatatgtatgtgtgtgtgtgtgtgtgtgtgtgtatatatatatatatatatatatatatatatatatatatatatatatatatatacacatatatacatatgtatgtgtatatatagatagatatatgtatatagatatgtgtgtgtgtgtgtgtgtgtgtgtgtgtatatatatatatatatacacacacacacatatatatatatatatatatatatatatatatatatatatatatatatatatataggtgtgtgtgtgtgtgtgtgtatatatgtatgtgtatatatatatacatatacatatatacatatacatatatatatatatatatatatatatgtgtgtgtgtgtgtgtgtgtatatatatatatatatatatatatatatacacatatatacatatgtatgtgtatatatagatagatatatgtatatagatgtgtgtgtgtgtgtgtgtgtgtgtgtatatatgtatgtgtatatatatatacatatatacatatacatatatatatatatatatatatatatatatatatatatatatatatatatatatatacacatatatacatatgtatgtgtatatatagatagatatatgtatatagatatgtgtgtgtgtgtgtgtatatatatatacacacacacacacatatatatatatatatatatatatatatatatatatatatatatatatatataggtgtgtgtgtgtgtgtgtgtgtgtatatatgtatgtgtatatatatatacatatacatatatacatatacatatatatatatatatatatatgtgtgtgtgtgtgtgtgtgtgtgtgtgtgtatatatgtatgtatatatatatacatatacatatatacatatacatatatatatgtatatagatatatgtatgtgtgtgtgtgtgtgtgtgtgtgtgtgtgtgtatatatatatatatgtgtgtgtgtgtgtgtgtgtatatatgtatgtgtatgtatatatatatacatatacatatatacatatacatatatatatatatatatatatatatatatatgtgtgtgtgtgtgtgtgtgtgtgtatatatgtatgtatatatatatacatatacatatatacatatacatatatatatgtatatagatatatgtatgtgtgtgtgtgtgtgtgtgtgtgtgtgtatatatatatatatatgtgtgtgtgtgtgtgtgtgtatatgtatgtgtatatatacatatacatatatacatacatatatatatgtatgtatatatgtatgtgtgtgtatatatatatatatatatatatatatatatatatatatacacatatatacatatgtatgtgtgtatatatagatagatatatgtatatagatatatgtatgtgtgtgtgtgtgtgtatatatatatatatacacacacacacacacacacacacacacacacatatatatatatatatatatgtgtgtgtgtgtgtgtatatgtatgtgtgtgtatatatatatacatatacatatatatatgtatatagatatatgtgtgtgtgtgtgtgtatatatatatatatatatatatatatatatatatatatatatatatatatatatatatatatatacacacacacacatatatatgtgtgtgtgtgtgtatatatgtatgtgtgtatatatatacatatacatatatacatacatatatatgtatgtatttgtgtatatgtatttgtgtatgtatgtatacatatataactgCCTCAACGCTTTCATATCCTTTGAAAAGCTTATGGCGTCTCTTCCTTTTTCTGGATTGTTGTCGTCTTGCGGGATACACCCACATTGTATGCACATTTATGCTGGAGATGAATACATAATAACTGAATACATCATTTGGAACGAACAGATAACGCGTTCTAGATgtgtacaaatacagatacaaacagGAGGcacactattatttttttttattattattcattagtgtattattttttttaaaaagaaagattcACACGGCATCAGAGAAGTTCACAGGGCATCTAGTTCAGACTCACAGTGGGTAACGGGACTGTGATCCCACTGGACACAACAAAGAAACTGTGTGAGCGAGAATGGGTTTTTATTTCCACGTAGGCGCAAGAAAGCCGTCGAATATAAAGCTCACGGAACCAATAAAGACCACATCCATTAACGTGAACACGTGGCGTTCCTTACGGTCGCACTGGTTTAAATTAGACTACTAGTTTATTCATATGTTGGGAAATAGTCAATGAAATTCATTGGAAAATATGGCTGACGGgtacaaataagaaaaataataaccCTGTGGTGATAATTTTAAATAGTCCTGAGCACATTTCTGAATTTACAGACCATGCATACAGTGCTGGCTTTTctacctgtattttttttttttattatttttttaaaattaaaacccTTTCCTCTTTCGGCCATGCCcgctttgggtttaaatctgaatataaacagatatgaatatttggagcattaGGATACAGGTGCAGATCGTATCCTTGCATTACAACCctgatactgtgtatataccaTTTTGGATATTTTTGTAGACCCCCATTCAGATTTTATCTCTCAACATTGATAAAGAAATTACCCCCCGCTgcttgtgtgtaataaataattgGGATTTTTGTTTACTGCTTCAGGAGGCTGTGAAGAAAGACGAGGATCTGCTGACGTTTCCCAGCCAGCTGAGTCATGTCGGTACAGCATCAAGGTAAGTTATTTAAGCAGTCTGTAAACCACATACGAACTCTTGCAGGTGTATTATTCACATTTATGCTAGTGCCAAGGTCATGCGATGACATTTAGTAGAAAAATGTTGCATTAAAATGAACATGTGACTCTTTCCGTGTTAGGCTGTCGGAGGAGTCCGTGCTGGAGGATCTGTCCCGCTTACACAGTAGAATAGAGACGCTGCAAATCAGTGTGCAGACCGATTCGGAGATTGAACAGCAGATGAGACCGTTCCTCGAGGTAACATTTGGAGCAGTTATTCGCACCTATTATGGCGATTTCAGTATGATGTTAACGCTATGGTTTGTGGATGTTTGTGAAATGTGTAGTCGTATCCAGGTAGCGTTTtacagtcctttttttttttttttaaaccagactGCAAAAGTGAGGCTGATTGAAGCTGAGGAAGAGGTGGAAAGCTTGCGGAAGACTAGCCAGGCCTTGGTTGAATTCTTCTGTGAAGATGAAAGCTCCTTCAAGCTGGAGGAGGCCTGTCGCATCTTTCACTGCTTCTGCCATCGCTTCCAAAAAGCTGTGCGAGTAAGTACGCCACCTGAGCCAGAGGTTCCTAACacaaaatcttaaataaatcctttttttttcaacgTAATCTCTAGCCACTGCATTTGTGGGATTAGCGCAAACGATGTATTATTTATCAATATTTATCAACATTGAAAGAAGAAATGCGTTAGCTGGTTCTGGTACAAAGAAGAGCCTCACTCGATGCGGACGCTGTAACCAtaactctctcatacactcttaGCGAGTATTAGCTAGCCTAGCTTGCGGTTAgatttattaacaataatagaGATTAAATAAAGATCGGGTTACCCTTGTTTGGCTTCACTGCGGTTTTAGAGGCAGAAAGTCAAGAGAAGACGAGCGCACGTGCGACCGGACTGTTTGCAGCCACAATTAATTTGACTGTAAAtgtttcaaatatgtaaatgtttcaCACAAATGCATTCCGTAATAATGCCTGGTTTATGCTTCATTAGAGCTGATTCTGAGAAGCGTCTGTAACGAACTTTGGAAAGCCCTGCGTGTTTATAGTCTTTCAGAACAGGAGGAGAATATTAGCTGTCCATCAATCAATgctatatgatatgatatatgtgAAAGGTCATTATTGTTtccatgtaaataaaatgccaGCAAGTGCTAAAAGGCGAGACTAATCATGCGAACAGGATTATGCATAATTACATAGTCTAATGGGAAACATTTACTTGCGAGCATGAATTGGGGCATTTGAGCTTCTTTAAAGCAATTGACCAACTGTTTGAATCACAGAGCAGCCAAGGTCATTGTTTAGTTTGCCGGTTTTATGCATCAGTTCAAAGACGTGTTGAGGAAATGTAGTGTTTGTCTCCACTGCTCGGTTGTTTAAAATAGTTTCAGTATTTACAATCCGCTTGAAATTCTAAGTTTCGATGCTTCGGTTTCTGAGGCAGACTTTTGCGTAATAAATCAGGCTTTAAGGTCTTAGGATGAGATAGATATGAAAAAAGTTTTACTAAAACGACATTTATTTAACCTCCAACAATATGGTGAAAAAACTCTTTCGGTTTACTTTTACCTTAGCGAAGTTCTCCATGGTATACACATGACATCAGACCAACACAACTATCATATTATAACAAAAGGGATTTAGTACTTCACTTGTAAACCCTGTTGACTGAAGAATTCATGAATTTGTATAGaaatgtgttttggttttttttttgattgaacTGCTTCTAGGATTCTGTCATAAGGGCGTTTTGTGTGAACAGGTTTTTCGCCTGTATAGAAAAGCACGAATTCTTTTCTGTAAAAATCGCACGTGCTCTACAATACAATGGATAATAATGATTAGTTTTAAGGTCTTGAGTCTTAACACACCTACGTGCTGGAATCAGAAAGTTGGGGGTCTGTTTGGACTTTCTAGTGGAGCAACTGCCTCGttcaataaattattttatttacgtgGTCTAAAACAATATGCAGAGGTCTGAGGGTGCTGTTTACATATACGTATGTTCTATGGCAGTGGTCATcgaccctgttcctggagatctatcTTCCTGAAGACCTTAGCTCCAACcgtaatcgtgcccacctgacccatctaatcattgccttaagaagttcttgatcaactaaaacaggtgtgttcgaggaaacctgcaggaaggtagatcttaCGGAAGAGGGTTAGTGACAACAGTCCTATGGGATGTTTGGTAGGAGATATGTTTTAATGATGCGTATTTCGAAAATGCATTCCATGGCtattttttgttctttgatACATTCTCATATTTAGTCTTTCACACTGTGCCTCAGGAGAATGCTGAGCGTGAGCTGCAGGAGCAGAGGCGTGCAGAGCGGCAGCGGGAGAACCTAGAGAAACGGCGCTCGCTGGCAGTCTGTAGCGGCTCCGAGCTTGACGACCTGGAGCGCACGCTTGAGAGAAACCTGAGCTACACCTGGAGCCGCCGCAGCCTCCGCAGACAACGCTTTCCCAGCTTTCACGAGAAGAGCTCGGACCCCAGTTCTTTTCAGAACAAAGCTCTCCAGCAGCCCCTCAAATCGGAGGACAAAAGTAGAAATTCTCCGCTTAGGAGACATTCGCTGAAGGAATGTCTTAATACCACAAGTGATTTGAATGGAATTAATATAGAGGAATGTTTGTCGCAAACAGACGTTGACGGAAATACGGCAGCCACGCCACACGCTACTGTTAGAATACAacgagagagggagatgaaCACCTCACCAGTCATGGGACTCACCTCTAACAAGGTAATGAAAGTTGAAACACAGGGTAACAAAGCTTCTGAAAAGCAAACGCAGGTAAAGACGGACACGGTTGCAGAAACAAACTGTATTAAAGCTAGCACCCAGGAATTGCTATCTGACCGAGTGGCCATTCAGGACAATGCAAAGATCTCACAGGGATCCTGTCATCTAGAAATCTCACCTCAGCAGGCGCAGGAAGATGGGCCAGTCAGcccagagagagagcgaatgtACCCACGGGTAGGTGAGACCTTGGAATGCCACACTCTAGTGAAGGGTCTGCGCTCCTATGAAGCTCTTTCACCGACTGGACACCGGGCAGCACCAAGCCATTGCTCGaaatggaaaaaagtactggaggctgaagagagagatggtgcaAGCTTCCCCCAATCTAAGGATGACCTGCGTGCTTCCAAAACGCCAAACAAAAGTCCCTCCAAAAGGGGACTGGCCTCACAATCCGGGCCTTGTAACAGCTCCGGAATTCCAAAAGCACGTCCCAAGCCAGAGCCAGGTTCGGCTGAGGGACCTGCAACACCTCGCGGATCACGTTTAACCCCTTTGCGCTCTGTCTCCATGCGCTCGTCACCAGTCATTCGGCCCAGAAACATCCAGGTTGAGTTGAAGCGCAGCATCAGCGCGAGGGATAAAACAAGCACCCAGTCTGACGCATTGGTGAAGCAGAACTGCCAACCTGCTGAAAAACCCAGCCCAGAGAACAAGAAGACACTTCCCAGCAGTCACCAGCAGTTGGTTAGGGGTTCACCCTTGCGCGTTTCAAAGCGGTTTGCGCCCCATTCAGAATCCCACAGCCCATGTCAGACTCGCACCATCCATAGTCCAAGTCCAGCTACTAACACAAAGGCCATCCGGACTGCAGTCATCAATGCAGCCAAAGCCAAATCGGCCAAGAATGCAGACACAGCGTCGTCTAAGACAACACCAGGCACAAGGACTGCTGGCCCCAAAATCCCACGAGCTGCCACTCAGCCCATGTGGAGATGATGTTTGACCtcctaatattttcagttagtACTGACTAATGGACTTCTGGAGATATCTTTGCCATTAAGGTGACTTTAAGCTGATTGTTTATGCAGGTATTTGTACTAAAATCAAGAGGGATTGAATGAACCTGTGTACTCGGTTGAACTGAAGTGACTccaatgccccccccccccccccccccatccatcAATTCAGTCCTGTCCCCTAGCTCTGTCTATCCAAAATGCCATTCAATAAAGGAGCCATTCATTCTGTTTGCTCGGTAGGGCCTGAGACCAGGGCATGGAAAAGGATCCTTAGGAGGATAGTCACTCCTCTCAGAGTCTTCCACTGAATCAGGTGTCCCTATGTGATTTGCCTCACTTTTCAGCAGGGTGACTGTTAATGATTGAGAAACAATCCACAGAGCTGGACGCAGAACTGCCTTCAGCTTTGCTCACTACCTCTGAACACTATCATGCTCTGCGGGTTACAGAGCGCCTCTGGAGAGAAATCAAAAAGGAGTTACAGCTTGTTATAAGGGCTATTATTTTGGACCAGAACATATGTGGTGTTCTTAGCTTTGAATGTCTTAATGTCTTTGCTTTAGTTTCAGTGTGTCACGTGGCATTAAGTGTAAATGCCGAACAGGTAGAATGAGACACGGCGCTGTGGTGTAAGGCCCTAAATCTGataaaaaatagttttgttttttttttgtgttttttttttttgtttgtttgtttttttttttttttttaaatactagtcTACCTAAATAGATAGATTCCACATTCTGACCAACGGTCCTTACACCAGGTCAGAGCAACTTTAGTTCAAATTAGGTACAGAGTCATTCATTGTAAGATGAATCTTTTGTAGCCTATGTGAAGGTATATGTGGAGGTCTTAATTCAGTCCCAAAGCTACATGTGAGATAATGCCTTGTATGATTTACTCCCTCTGTTGGACAGAGGTGTGTGAAATGCTATCTATTTGGAATGGGGCGtgcccttattattattatttttttttttttgtattattttgacTTCCTCAACCTGATGCACTTTAAGTGGCCTGAGAGATTAATAATGAAGTTTGCATTTTCGTGTTGAAGCATTTGAAAATATCTATtgtaatatttgtatttgtaaaagtaaaaaatatgaaataaagttGAAAATAACGGTTTTGTCTTGGTTCAAGAGAGAATACTCTCGATTCAGTACACCTGGttatcatcttcagtaaccgctttattgTGTTgtgggtcatggtggatcccgAGCCCGTCTTGGGAACACTGGATgtgatgccagtccatctcgtgacaccatgcacacacgttcacacacacatttacacactctaGGGGCAATTTGGATTATCTGaaccacctactggcatggtTTGGCAGGTGGAAGGAAACCCACTTGAGATGTCAATCCTGAATGCTGATATTGGGTTGATGTGGCCTTAAAAATGTTAGATCTTATCTCCTGCCCATTCTGAAACATTGACCAAAACATCACAGATCTTCTATGTGAACACAGAACACATCCTCTTAAAACTGACTACAGTTTTGCCTGATGTTTGACCGAGTCAGCTGGTATGTTGAGGATGTCAGGACTAGAAAGATTTGATATCCGCTGATATTCAGAGCTTATATCAGCATTCTTACTCATTACAAATTCATATTCCATAAAAACTCCCAATAAGGATTCCATGATCCAGTAGATGTTCATGAAATCATCCTTATCAGATGCTGGTATTTAGTCAAAGAGGGGACAAGCGAAGAAGACGGACACGTTTTCAAGGTCTAAATACTTCCCCTTCCACGGTTATTGCTCTTTATCAGCCTTTGTGCCCTGCCCTTCAGCTCGGCTGAGCGTCTCTTTTTACTCTCCCCCTCCGTCTCTTGACACACTCACCCCCAAGCTTTTAATCGTTGCCATGGAGATGCTGGGGCTGTCCTGGAGAATTCCACCCTGCCTAAAGAGGGGACAAATGTCCGTCTGGGGGTCTCAGTGGGAAAGTTCCTGTGATGAGACAGAATGACGCCAGATCTCTGGGGAAAAGCAATAAAACTTGGTGTCTCTTCATGTGTAAAAGCCTGATCATCAGTCAGGATGTCCTAACAGCGTTGATTGGCCTGTGCGTATGACATCAGAGACTGAAAGGATGAGGAGGTGAATGATGGGCTAGGAAacattgtattgttttaaatatatagaaaGATCAAGACTGGGTCTTGTCA is drawn from Ictalurus furcatus strain D&B chromosome 8, Billie_1.0, whole genome shotgun sequence and contains these coding sequences:
- the fhdc2 gene encoding FH2 domain-containing protein 1, yielding MCLHLQVDPKESLAFHGTLLGCVNSQEVTAMDVASIPPPLIPPPPPPPPPPPPPPPPPAQVSRRGSVQKQRLRNLNWERIPKERVEGRQSVWSGSLTASEDDDFPIDLRSLDELFGQKEARKTEKSDSLSNNLHRCRSPQKTGSEKVSLLDPKRSMNVGIFLRQFKTTPTEIVEDVRQGAGERYGAEKLAEFCKLLPDAEEEARLKRFNSDRSLLREPDLFILLLIEVRNVRLRLDAMILQQEFDPAVTSLCVAARCLGEAARELLSCHKLHSILRLVLKAGNYMNAGGYAGNAAGFRIASLLKLADTKANKPGVDLLHFVAMEAVKKDEDLLTFPSQLSHVGTASRLSEESVLEDLSRLHSRIETLQISVQTDSEIEQQMRPFLETAKVRLIEAEEEVESLRKTSQALVEFFCEDESSFKLEEACRIFHCFCHRFQKAVRENAERELQEQRRAERQRENLEKRRSLAVCSGSELDDLERTLERNLSYTWSRRSLRRQRFPSFHEKSSDPSSFQNKALQQPLKSEDKSRNSPLRRHSLKECLNTTSDLNGINIEECLSQTDVDGNTAATPHATVRIQREREMNTSPVMGLTSNKVMKVETQGNKASEKQTQVKTDTVAETNCIKASTQELLSDRVAIQDNAKISQGSCHLEISPQQAQEDGPVSPERERMYPRVGETLECHTLVKGLRSYEALSPTGHRAAPSHCSKWKKVLEAEERDGASFPQSKDDLRASKTPNKSPSKRGLASQSGPCNSSGIPKARPKPEPGSAEGPATPRGSRLTPLRSVSMRSSPVIRPRNIQVELKRSISARDKTSTQSDALVKQNCQPAEKPSPENKKTLPSSHQQLVRGSPLRVSKRFAPHSESHSPCQTRTIHSPSPATNTKAIRTAVINAAKAKSAKNADTASSKTTPGTRTAGPKIPRAATQPMWR